The Roseofilum casamattae BLCC-M143 genome window below encodes:
- a CDS encoding NAD(P)-dependent oxidoreductase, producing the protein MKVGVIGTGLMGRPMAVKLQQAGYEVIAYNRSAEKLQPLADVGIAIASSPLEVLSSSECTVLMLTDRAAIAETILSQAAISGLSGRTIIQMGTIAPEDSKEIAREVVEAGGNYLEAPVLGSIPQVKDGTLLLMVGASKDEFQRWLPLLQTFGPEPLYLGPVGSGAMVKLAMNQLIGSLTTAFALSLHVIQQEGIDIEAFMQLLRQSALYAPTFDKKLQRMLDSNYSNPNFPVKHLLKDSNLFLRVAEQMQLDASLISGVTQVLQTACDRGYMDEDYSALFEGVFIREF; encoded by the coding sequence GTGAAGGTTGGAGTTATTGGAACCGGACTGATGGGTCGCCCGATGGCGGTAAAATTGCAGCAGGCAGGCTATGAGGTCATTGCCTATAATCGCAGTGCAGAGAAGTTGCAACCTTTAGCAGATGTTGGTATTGCGATCGCCTCATCGCCTCTGGAGGTCTTGTCGTCATCGGAATGTACTGTACTGATGCTAACCGATCGCGCGGCGATCGCGGAAACCATTCTTTCGCAAGCGGCGATCTCTGGCTTGAGCGGACGTACTATTATTCAAATGGGAACTATTGCCCCGGAAGACAGCAAAGAGATTGCAAGAGAGGTCGTTGAAGCAGGGGGAAATTACTTAGAAGCTCCGGTGTTGGGCAGCATTCCGCAAGTGAAAGACGGAACTCTGCTACTCATGGTGGGAGCATCAAAAGACGAGTTTCAACGATGGTTGCCCTTACTACAAACCTTTGGTCCGGAACCATTGTATCTGGGGCCGGTAGGCAGTGGAGCCATGGTAAAACTAGCCATGAATCAGTTAATTGGGTCTTTAACTACTGCATTTGCCCTCAGTTTGCACGTCATTCAACAAGAAGGCATCGATATCGAAGCGTTTATGCAACTGTTGCGGCAAAGCGCCCTCTACGCACCAACATTTGATAAAAAATTGCAGCGGATGCTCGACAGTAATTATAGTAATCCTAATTTTCCAGTCAAACATTTGCTCAAGGATAGCAATTTATTTTTGCGCGTTGCCGAACAAATGCAATTGGATGCCAGTCTAATTTCAGGAGTAACTCAGGTCTTGCAAACGGCCTGCGATCGCGGTTACATGGATGAGGATTATTCGGCATTATTTGAAGGTGTTTTTATTCGTGAATTTTGA
- a CDS encoding TMEM143 family protein, producing the protein MATYSDREAYIPFQRHHLIELCLQDGQLSATEQQIFREFCTLLSAYYHFQFHHTLEKLKRNYTPFQPHGMATPFDVLSPEDKQNMESEFFQQFQNVLEGANYYPLSQESLERAFAERSLIDVNTDIDFNDFDRFLFYCRGDIYQMTTVKRWFRSIPKEVNTFDRVVLAIKFKDEDYFERKERKEKTSEKLNFNPGKIYLSYYKNIPQLDLELIFPNVRVSMTWKDRLILIGSAIGAAIPLAIKVLPRLLIVISIILFFTGTLPGMEDLKAREEDVRNLTPILLASMSLLITFGGFAFKQYNSYKNKKIKFQKKVTEALFFKSLASNTSVLHALIDAAEEEECKEIILVYYHLLISRRPMSRVQLDNQIEIWMEKKWNTCIDFDINGPLKKLAKVRGTLNSGDPQEDVPLLTYDEWGNCQIQSLENSLEILDSLWDNAFNYSQR; encoded by the coding sequence ATGGCAACCTACAGCGATCGCGAAGCCTACATTCCCTTTCAGCGCCATCACTTAATCGAACTCTGTCTGCAAGACGGCCAACTTTCAGCCACCGAGCAGCAAATCTTCCGCGAGTTTTGCACCCTTCTGAGCGCTTACTATCATTTCCAATTTCACCACACCTTAGAAAAACTCAAGCGTAACTATACCCCATTTCAACCCCATGGCATGGCAACGCCTTTCGATGTTTTGTCACCCGAAGATAAGCAAAACATGGAAAGCGAGTTTTTCCAGCAGTTCCAAAACGTGTTAGAAGGTGCGAATTATTATCCCCTATCCCAGGAAAGTTTAGAGCGGGCGTTTGCCGAGCGATCGCTGATTGATGTCAACACTGATATTGACTTCAATGATTTCGATCGCTTTCTGTTCTACTGTCGCGGAGACATTTATCAAATGACTACGGTGAAGCGCTGGTTTCGCTCTATTCCCAAAGAAGTGAATACATTTGACCGAGTCGTGCTCGCTATAAAATTTAAAGATGAAGATTATTTTGAACGCAAGGAGCGCAAAGAAAAGACCTCGGAAAAACTCAATTTCAACCCAGGGAAAATCTATCTGTCTTACTATAAAAATATTCCCCAGCTCGATTTAGAACTTATTTTTCCGAACGTACGAGTCAGCATGACCTGGAAAGACAGACTTATCTTAATTGGGTCGGCAATTGGTGCGGCGATTCCTTTAGCCATCAAAGTATTACCTCGTTTATTGATCGTTATTAGTATTATTCTCTTTTTTACCGGAACCTTACCGGGAATGGAAGATCTTAAAGCCAGAGAAGAGGACGTGCGCAATCTAACGCCAATCCTCTTAGCCAGCATGTCTCTGCTGATTACGTTTGGTGGCTTTGCCTTCAAACAATATAATAGTTACAAAAACAAAAAAATAAAGTTCCAGAAAAAAGTAACGGAAGCCTTGTTTTTCAAGAGTCTGGCAAGCAACACCAGTGTTTTACACGCACTGATTGATGCGGCAGAAGAAGAAGAATGCAAAGAAATTATTCTAGTGTATTATCATTTATTAATCAGTCGGCGACCGATGAGTCGCGTACAACTCGATAATCAAATTGAAATTTGGATGGAGAAAAAATGGAATACTTGTATTGATTTTGATATTAACGGCCCTTTAAAAAAATTGGCAAAAGTTCGCGGAACATTGAACAGTGGAGATCCCCAAGAGGACGTGCCCTTATTAACTTATGATGAATGGGGGAATTGCCAGATTCAATCTTTAGAAAACTCTTTGGAAATTTTAGATAGTTTATGGGATAATGCGTTTAACTACAGTCAACGTTAA
- a CDS encoding ABC transporter ATP-binding protein: MAIALSVHQIGRKLQERWLWRHLTFSLTAGSKLGLLGPSGSGKTLLLRALAGLDPLDEGQILWGELTQGNTETEARDRPLIPSILPYYRSQAIYLHQQPAVFEGTVESNLQWVYNLAIHQQKTYNPQRIQTFLTGLNRDSDFLQCPALTLSGGERQILALLRALQLDPMLLFLDEPTASLDPKTTECVEQLIEDWMSKNPHRACIWTSHDPHQIERITDRRLEIGSA, from the coding sequence GTGGCGATCGCACTATCAGTTCATCAAATCGGACGCAAACTTCAAGAGCGCTGGTTGTGGCGCCACCTCACCTTCAGTTTAACCGCTGGCTCGAAGTTGGGCTTGCTCGGGCCGTCGGGAAGCGGGAAAACCCTACTCCTTCGCGCTTTAGCAGGATTAGATCCCCTCGATGAAGGACAAATTCTTTGGGGAGAGTTGACTCAAGGGAATACTGAGACTGAGGCGCGCGATCGCCCCTTAATTCCCAGTATCTTACCGTATTACCGCTCCCAAGCCATCTACCTCCATCAACAACCTGCCGTATTTGAGGGAACGGTAGAATCGAATCTGCAATGGGTCTACAATCTAGCTATCCATCAACAGAAAACCTACAACCCGCAACGCATTCAAACGTTCCTCACTGGCCTCAACCGCGACTCGGACTTCCTCCAATGTCCCGCCCTAACTCTCTCCGGAGGCGAACGGCAGATTCTTGCCCTACTGCGCGCTCTGCAACTCGATCCCATGCTCCTCTTTCTTGACGAACCTACGGCATCTCTCGATCCAAAAACCACGGAATGCGTAGAGCAGTTAATTGAAGATTGGATGAGCAAAAATCCCCACCGAGCCTGTATTTGGACGAGTCACGACCCCCACCAGATCGAGCGCATCACCGATCGACGCTTGGAGATTGGTTCTGCATGA
- the hpsJ-A gene encoding HpsJ-like protein, cyanoexosortase A-associated: MMDESKQPLSRDNKSKLIWLSEKVLKRSESLLHIIGYIFLAFAIVDCLFLLVPPQFTNALWEFQTIGQLVERSPVPLIGLVFIFYRPEPAINIWELRLLKLLSWLCLLVGICYLMMLPLGIANTFRLHRANTLQLNARISQQQEQLQQRQNQLDRLTEDQLQNIFNSAIRQDNAPNIETPEQLREQAIGQLQLTQENLNTQAELTRINLTTTLTKTSIKTNLGAIFSGIAFISIWHLTRWARKLRIRY, translated from the coding sequence AATCCAAACTCATATGGCTCTCCGAAAAAGTGCTGAAACGTTCGGAGTCTTTATTGCACATCATCGGCTATATTTTCTTAGCCTTCGCTATCGTTGACTGCCTATTTCTGCTCGTTCCTCCTCAATTTACCAATGCCCTCTGGGAATTTCAAACCATCGGACAACTGGTAGAGCGATCGCCAGTTCCTTTAATCGGACTCGTCTTTATTTTCTATCGTCCCGAACCAGCCATTAATATCTGGGAATTGCGCTTACTTAAACTCCTCTCCTGGCTTTGCTTGCTCGTCGGAATATGTTACTTGATGATGTTGCCATTAGGAATCGCCAATACCTTCCGTCTCCATCGCGCCAACACCCTTCAGCTAAACGCGCGCATCTCCCAACAACAAGAGCAACTGCAGCAGCGCCAAAACCAATTAGATCGATTAACTGAAGACCAACTACAAAACATTTTTAATTCCGCGATTCGCCAAGACAATGCACCGAATATTGAAACGCCAGAACAATTGAGAGAACAAGCGATCGGGCAACTTCAATTGACCCAAGAAAACCTCAATACTCAAGCTGAATTAACTCGGATAAACTTAACAACAACATTGACCAAGACTTCGATTAAAACGAACCTTGGCGCTATCTTTTCAGGTATCGCATTTATTAGTATTTGGCACTTGACTCGCTGGGCGAGAAAACTCCGGATTAGATATTGA